From Actinomycetota bacterium:
GGCGCGGCTGGCGCCCCAGTACCCCGCCACCCGGTTCTGTCTCCTGGACGGCCGGCTCACCGACCCACCTGCGAACGCCGTATCGGTGAGCTGGCACCTCGAGGAGGGCGCCTTCCTGGCCGGGGCTGCCGGGGCGCTCGTCACGTCGGTGGGTGCGACCGGCATCGTCAGCGCCGTCCCTCCCGGGTCGGCGGACCGCGTGCGCAGCGGGTTCGAGGCTGGCGCGCGGTTCATCCGCAGTGACATCCCGGTCGTGATGGCGCCGGCCACCGTCGACCCGGATGTCGCGATGTCCGTCGCCGTTCGCACGGCGCGTGAGGCAGCGACCGCGCAGTTCGACGCCGGCGTGCCCACGCCGTGCCTGATGCCGGTGGGTGGGACCGCCGCCGTCCGAGGGGTCGGCGAAGCTGCGGCTGCCACCGACGGGTTGGTGCTGGGTTGGGCGGTCGACGTGACCCGCGTGCTCGACGAAGACACCGGTGTGGCCCACGTCCTGGGATCGGTGACGAAGCGGTTCGACACGGCCCTGGCGCTCGCCGTGGAACGCGCCTTCGAGGGCGGCGATCGCGACATCCGGCTCGGGTTCGCCGAGGACGGGTTCGCGTTCGTT
This genomic window contains:
- a CDS encoding BMP family ABC transporter substrate-binding protein; amino-acid sequence: MALVVLAVMAPACRRGTAPRPGQTPTDTAPFTPSPPARGLTVGIVLAPPTELIASLQGDTVRSTAERLHEVIDHEVRAVRVLEPPQEDFRGDELAFLADEGFTLVCTVGQAGADDVARLAPQYPATRFCLLDGRLTDPPANAVSVSWHLEEGAFLAGAAGALVTSVGATGIVSAVPPGSADRVRSGFEAGARFIRSDIPVVMAPATVDPDVAMSVAVRTAREAATAQFDAGVPTPCLMPVGGTAAVRGVGEAAAATDGLVLGWAVDVTRVLDEDTGVAHVLGSVTKRFDTALALAVERAFEGGDRDIRLGFAEDGFAFVGGPSPSYDAIAAQLREVAHAIEERRVTVPGREQR